The genomic stretch ACGCCATCAAAGAAGGCAAACATTATTTATATATGAACGGTCGCGAAATTTTCAAACAAGCCGTTCGCGTAATGGCGCAAACGATTCTGGCCTTACTTGAAAAACATGGAAAAACAGGCGATGACATTGCGCTCGTGGTTCCACATCAGGCGAATATCCGCATTCTAGAAGCGGTCTCCGACCGTATCGGCGTGGGCATGGACCGGTTTTTCTTAAATATTAATAAATACGGAAATACATCAGCGGCAACCATCCCAATGGCAACGCATGAAGCGCGCCAGGAAGGCCGCCTGAAAGATGGAGACCTCGTAGTCATGGTTTCGTTCGGCGGCGGATTAACGTGGGGAGCCAGCTTAGTTCAGTTCTGATAATCCTATGACTAAAATCGCATTCTTATTTCCAGGACAAGGTTCTCAAAAGCCCGGTATGGGTCTCGATTGGTTTGATGCGTCTGAAATCGCTCGAAATCGCAGCCAGCAAGCCGAGGCGGCGTTAGGTTGGTCGGTCACAGATTTGTGGAAACCCGAGAATGAATCTCAATTGGCTACCACAAAATTCACCCAACCAGCGCTTTATACTTTGAGCGCCATTCTAACCGATGCGCTCAAAGAGAAGGGCGTTGAGCCTGCTTTAACCGCAGGCCATAGCGCGGGCGAGTTTGCCGCTTTATATGCAGCAGGCGCCTGGGATTTTGAAACTGGATTGCGAGTCATCGCGGAACGCGCCCGCCTGATGCACGAACTGGCGGCGCCAGGCGCGATGGCGGCGGTTTTGGGGATGCAGCCTGAAGACATTCAATCCATCTGCGACGAATGGACGGACGGTATTGTCCAGGCGGCGAATTTTAATTCCCCCAAACAAACCGTGATTACTGGCGAAAAGGCCGCCATTGAAGCCATTTCACCCGTCTTGAAAGAAAAAGGCGCCCGCCGCGTCGTACAATTACCGGTCAGCGGCGCATTTCACTCGCCATTAATGAAAGATGCGCAAACCCAGTTTCGTACTTTTTTACAAGATATTGAAATTAAAGTCCCAAGCGTCATTTGGGTTTCTAATAATACGGCCCAGCAACAGGCTTTTGCCAGCGATATTCGCGATCAGTTGGTGAAACAATTCTGCGAGCCGGTGCGCTGGGTGCAATCCATGGATGTGATTTTCGCCCAGAGCGAAACAGGGCTCGAAGTCGGCCCCGGCGAAGTTTTGTGCGGGCTTGCCAAGCAGTGCAACCGCGATTGGCCTTGCAACCCATGCGGAACAATCGAAGAATTTAGTCAGGTAACCTAACATGCAAACGCTGCCCCTGAATGATAAAGTTGCAATCATCACTGGCGGTTCGCGCGGCATCGGTCGCGCCGCTGTCGAATTGTTCGCCGCCTCCGGCGCGAAAGTCGTTTTTACAGGACGCAACCAGGACGCAATCACTGAAACGGAAAATGCCATCAAAGAATTAGGCTTTGAAGCCTATGGCGTCATCGCGGATGTTTCAGATTCTGATAAAGCGCAGAATGTAATTTCAGAGACGGTTGAGCGCTTTGGTAAGATTGACATACTCATTAATAATGCTGGGGTTACAAAAGATGGACTCGCAATCCGCATGAAGGATGATGATTGGGAATCCGTGTTGAAAATCAACCTCAGCGGCGCTTTTTTTATGGCGCGTGCAGCGGCGAAAATTATGATGAAAGCCCGCGCAGGGCGCATCATCAATGTGACCTCCGTAGTCGGAATTACGGGTAACGCCGGACAAGTCAATTACGCAGCCAGTAAAGCGGGCGTGATTGGAATGACCAAGTCGCTGGCGAAAGAACTCGCCTCGCGCGGAGTCACCGTAAACGCCGTCGCGCCAGGGTTCATCGAAACCCGCATGACGGATGCCTTAAAAGAAGAGACCAAACAAGCCGTTAAAACGTCGATCCCGTTGGGACGTTATGGGACGCCGGATGAAGTGGCGGCGCTGTTGGGTTTTCTCGCGAGTGATTTATCGAGTTACATAACAGGCCAAACCTTTGTCGTAGACGGTGGTTTAGCCATATAGCCCTTCGCCTTCACAAGGTAGCGGTTATAACTATAAGATTGTCAACTTACGAGCGGTTTCAAATAGCCGTTCGACATTTTAGAAACTAGAATTTTGCAGGAGGATGAATCCCGTGAGCGAAAACGTCGAACAAAAAGTCATCGATATCATCGCGGAAAAACTCAAAATCGACAAAGATGAGATCTCGCCGGAAAAGTCGTTCACACGCGACTTGGGCGCCGACTCACTCGATACCGTCGAATTGGTCATGGAGTTTGAAGAGAACTTTGATATCGACGAAATCCCAGAAGAAGAAGCCGAAAAGATTAAAACCGTTGGTGACGCCATTAATTACATCAGCGGAAAAGTCTCGTAAACTAACTTGAATAGGGTATAAGTCAGCATGAGCCGACGACGAGTCGTCATTACTGGAATGGGGGCAGTAACTCCCATTGGCAATACAGTCGATGAATTTTGGACTTCGCTGATCGAAGGCAAAAGCGGCACAGGGCCGCTGACGCGCTTTGATTCAGAAGGCTTTTCATCGCATGTCGCCGCTGAACTCAAAGGGTTTGATCCTGATCAGTATATCGAACCCAAAGAGTCGCGCCGCATGGACTACTTTGTCCGATATGCAATGGCGTGTTCAGAACAGGCAGTCAAAGATTCCGGCTTGGACGTCGATTCGATCAATCTGGATCGGGCGGGCGTTTACATCGGGTCTGGCATCGGCGGGATCGAATCGATTGAAAAACAAAAAGAAGTATTAGATAAAAAAGGCCCGCGGCGAATCAGCCCATTTTTGGTGCCCATGTTGATCGTCAACATGGCGTCGGGCATGGTTTCGATGCGGTTTAACTTTCGCGGCCCCAATAGTTGCGTCGTCACCGCTTGCGCAACGGGCAACAACGCCATCGGCGACGCAGCGCGGCTCATTCAATATGGGCAAGCGGACGTCATGTTGGCTGGCGGCGCAGAAGGCGCCATTACGCCGCTTGGTTTCGGCGGCTTCTGCTCACTCCGGGCGTTAACCACTCGCAATGACGATCCAACCACTGCCAGCCGTCCATTTGATAAATCCCGCGATGGGTTTGTCATGGGGGAAGGCGCTGGCGTCATTATGCTTGAAGAGTATGAAGCGGCAAAAAAACGCGGCGCCCGAATATACGCCGAAGTCGCGGGTTACGGCATGAGTTCTGATGCGTTTCACGTCACCATGCCGGAGCCGGAAGGCAAGGGCGCACAAGCAGCGATGAGGCTCTCACTTGAAGACGCAGAAATTTCCGTCGATCAGGTAGACTACATCAATGCCCACGGCACCTCGACCGAATACAACGATAAAACTGAATCGTATGCAATCAAGCAGACCTTTAAATCCCACGCAAATACCGTGGCGATTAGTTCCACCAAGTCGATGACCGGTCACTTACTCGGCGCTGCGGGCGCAATTGAATGCATCGCCTGCGCCAAGGTCATCGAAAGCGGAATCGTTCCCCCGACCATTAACTATAATGAGCCGGACCCGGAATGCGATTTGGATTACACACCGAACAAAGCAAAAGAGATGGCTGTGAACGTCACCATGAGCAACTCATTTGGCTTCGGCGGTCACAATGCCGTATTGGTATTGAAAAAAGTCTAAGCAATTCACGAGAACGCAACCAAGAAGCGGCCCGAAAAGGCCGCTTCTTTTGGTATACGGCTATTCAACAAATCTACACTCAATTGGAATAATAGTTATTTTTCTTACCAATGGGTTGAAAGCGAAGCCAATCCGACGAATAATATATAGATAACATGTATAGAAATATTTGAATTTCATTTTTCTTATTTTATTCGACTTGGGGAATTTCATCTCTGACCTACACCTGCGGCCCCACCCTACGGGTCCTATTTATGAATGATTTACCAGAAAAAAAAAGTACGCAAAACGAAACCCGTCCTCCTGCATTGAGCGAAGCGACGCTGATACGCATGTCGCGTTACATCAATGTCTTGGAAGAGTTTTCAGTAAAGGAGATTCCTCATATTTCCACACGAAAACTCGCTGACCTTTTGGGCGTAAACCCTGCTGTGGTGAAACAAGATTTTCTACCGCTGAACGTCAAAGGACAAACCGGCGTTGGTTATGAAGTCCCGGTGTTGATACAAGCGATTCGGGATGTGTTTTTGTCGCGGGGTACACTCAATTTCGCCATCGCCGGGTTCGGAAATATTGGTCAGGCGCTTTCAAACTATTTTTCATTTGAAAAACAAGGCTTTTTGATGAAAGCCATTTTTGACGTCAATCCGCGCTTTCATCAATACCAAGTGCGCGGCGTTCCGGTGGACGATGTCGAGAGTCTTGAATCAATCTGCAAAGAACGTGGAATTGACATCGGCTTGATTTGTACGCCAGCCAGTTGCGCCCAAGACCTTGCAGACCGCTTAGTCGCGGGCGGCGTCAAAGGAATATGGAATTTCGCTCCGACTGAACTGGTCGTTCCTGAAGAAGTCATTTTGGTGCATGAACATTTGACGAGAGGCTTACTGGCGCTTTCATACCATATCGGATTGCGCCACGGATTAATTGAGAAACCGCAAGAAGCAGACGAATCGTAATGTTGTAAAATACAAGTTAAAAAGCCGTGGCGACCGCTACGGCTTTTTTTATATCATTATCTAGGGTTCTTCCGGTATTTGGATACTTTATCACAAATTGAATTGCGTTTTTTTGACGCTTTTTCGTAAATCCTTGATCTTTCACTGTATCAGGCATGGGTACAACTCTGCTCGCTTCAGTGCGGGCTTTCAGGCCCTTATGCACAGGCGCTCCCAGAGTTCCACCCATGCCTGATTGGTTTGTCAATTTGTGAAATGCCGGAGCCTGTTTCTGAATAAATATTATGGCCATCCATCAATGTAAGTACTCACTTACCGGATGAACCTTATCTAATCCATGTCAGAAGATTGAGGCGGCGATAACATTTGGAATTTGTCATTCTCTTCCTGGAATTCAATTGTTTTCCCCAGCGACTTGTATACAAGTGAAATCTTTTCGCGAATTCTCGATGAAGCGGGTTCAAGATTTGAAGCAATTTTATATTGAATGATCGCCTGGTCGTATTTACCGACTGTGCCCAATAAGTCCGCGTAGAGTTCACGTAAGACAACAAGATATGGAAACGCCTGGACCGCCCGTTCAAATGTTTGCAACGCCCGGCTTGAATCGGCGCGAATCAGGTATACATCCGAAAGACGCTTATAAGCAAATAACGGGGCCACATCATACCGGGCGCATGTAGTGAGAGCCAGTTCAATTTTTTGAATGGTCTGTTCATCCGGCATCCGATTGCTCTCGATAGCCGTTCGGAGATGATGCATCGCATATAGCGCAGCGCCTTCAGGACGATAGGGAGCAATTTCACGCAACTCATCAAGCAAGAGGTTGCGTTGGCTTACGATTTTTTCGCCTAAAAATTCATTGAAATGTAAATTATAGGTTCGTTGCACATTTAGATACGAGTAAGTAATGAGTGTAAGAAGTAATAGCAGACCTGCAGCAGCAGATGCTTCCGGGCGCTTCCAAATTGGCAAAGGTATTTCGAGGTCTAAGTTTTCATCACGTGCTTTGGAATTCTCGCGTTCTTCATTTTTGGGATAAAGCAAACTTAACCCCAACCAGAGTAGAGGGTGCGCAATCATTGATTCAACAGCAGAATAAGCCCCCGCTCCCGCCGTCAAAAGTAAAACAATACACGCCGGGAAAATCACGTCCGATTTTTCAAACCCAATTGAACGCCGAACCAATAATACAAAAATACAACCTGCAATGATAAACGTCGCAAAAATGGAAATTGGCGTACCCAAGGTTGATAGCGGTTGAAAAACGCCGAGTGTTCCCCAGGACTGGTTATCAGAGTTTCTCGCCTGCCAATACCAATCTAATTGCGGCAATGGCGTTGATGAAAGTAATGGAATCTGTATTGAGATCAGTGCGCATCCGGCCAATACGCCGCCAAGAATGATGACGACGGCCTTCGACTTCCAAGTCCAGACTTCGGTAGAAATGAATACTGAAAATAAGAGCGCGCAGAGTCCGCCAATCCATGCAGGTTGATATCCAAATAGAAGAGTGAATCCCGTACAAACAATGAATAAGAATAATAAGAATACGTTTCTGGCGCTTGTTGTATTTGCACGAAATGTGATTATGAATAACAAAACAATCGTTAGGCACAGGCAAACGAACAAGAGTGAACTTTTTAACGGCTCTGCGGGAAAAATGGCTGGAGAAACTGTGTATTCATCTATGACCGAGCCAGAAGAAGCCATAACAAATTGCTCGTTGAT from Candidatus Hinthialibacter antarcticus encodes the following:
- the acpP gene encoding acyl carrier protein; translation: MSENVEQKVIDIIAEKLKIDKDEISPEKSFTRDLGADSLDTVELVMEFEENFDIDEIPEEEAEKIKTVGDAINYISGKVS
- the fabG gene encoding 3-oxoacyl-[acyl-carrier-protein] reductase; this translates as MQTLPLNDKVAIITGGSRGIGRAAVELFAASGAKVVFTGRNQDAITETENAIKELGFEAYGVIADVSDSDKAQNVISETVERFGKIDILINNAGVTKDGLAIRMKDDDWESVLKINLSGAFFMARAAAKIMMKARAGRIINVTSVVGITGNAGQVNYAASKAGVIGMTKSLAKELASRGVTVNAVAPGFIETRMTDALKEETKQAVKTSIPLGRYGTPDEVAALLGFLASDLSSYITGQTFVVDGGLAI
- the fabF gene encoding beta-ketoacyl-ACP synthase II — its product is MSRRRVVITGMGAVTPIGNTVDEFWTSLIEGKSGTGPLTRFDSEGFSSHVAAELKGFDPDQYIEPKESRRMDYFVRYAMACSEQAVKDSGLDVDSINLDRAGVYIGSGIGGIESIEKQKEVLDKKGPRRISPFLVPMLIVNMASGMVSMRFNFRGPNSCVVTACATGNNAIGDAARLIQYGQADVMLAGGAEGAITPLGFGGFCSLRALTTRNDDPTTASRPFDKSRDGFVMGEGAGVIMLEEYEAAKKRGARIYAEVAGYGMSSDAFHVTMPEPEGKGAQAAMRLSLEDAEISVDQVDYINAHGTSTEYNDKTESYAIKQTFKSHANTVAISSTKSMTGHLLGAAGAIECIACAKVIESGIVPPTINYNEPDPECDLDYTPNKAKEMAVNVTMSNSFGFGGHNAVLVLKKV
- the fabD gene encoding ACP S-malonyltransferase; the protein is MTKIAFLFPGQGSQKPGMGLDWFDASEIARNRSQQAEAALGWSVTDLWKPENESQLATTKFTQPALYTLSAILTDALKEKGVEPALTAGHSAGEFAALYAAGAWDFETGLRVIAERARLMHELAAPGAMAAVLGMQPEDIQSICDEWTDGIVQAANFNSPKQTVITGEKAAIEAISPVLKEKGARRVVQLPVSGAFHSPLMKDAQTQFRTFLQDIEIKVPSVIWVSNNTAQQQAFASDIRDQLVKQFCEPVRWVQSMDVIFAQSETGLEVGPGEVLCGLAKQCNRDWPCNPCGTIEEFSQVT
- a CDS encoding redox-sensing transcriptional repressor Rex; this translates as MNDLPEKKSTQNETRPPALSEATLIRMSRYINVLEEFSVKEIPHISTRKLADLLGVNPAVVKQDFLPLNVKGQTGVGYEVPVLIQAIRDVFLSRGTLNFAIAGFGNIGQALSNYFSFEKQGFLMKAIFDVNPRFHQYQVRGVPVDDVESLESICKERGIDIGLICTPASCAQDLADRLVAGGVKGIWNFAPTELVVPEEVILVHEHLTRGLLALSYHIGLRHGLIEKPQEADES